From one Colletotrichum destructivum chromosome 3, complete sequence genomic stretch:
- a CDS encoding Putative Beta galactosidase small chain/ domain 5, glycoside hydrolase, family 2: MDLISSLGVFPASLPDWTNLNVLHRNTLPPRAHFYSYASEEAALSFNREESELLSLNGNWKFHYDQSPFEAPLWETANVTSWDEIEVPGMWQRQGYGIPHYTNIDYPFPVTPPNVSYINPTGSYWREFEVPEDWDEGQQIRLRFEGVDSAFHVWVNGEEVGYSQGSRNSHEFDITDYLTPGEANSLAARVYQWSDGSYIEDQDQWWMSGIFRDVYLLPFPRSSIVDYFVNTEIDDSYESGTVKFNATIQGEAGNMTVKLLSPDGDALDETSVSSSEIYEHRLDGDEFHLWSAETPTLYTLLVTFNGRTISQRVGLRRVEISGSNFLVNGKAITIYGVNRHEHHHLSGRTVPYENMRADLITMKRSNINTIRTAHQPPHPDFFDVADEIGFYVISEADLECHGFDTIEETKEAMAEWTSQNPDWEDAYVDRAHAVVERFKNHASVIIWSLGNECFYGKNLDAMAKWIKQRDPSRITHYEPDREAKSVDIYSQMYSSPESIVKFLSNRTDKPFILCEYAHAMGNGPGGLKEYIELFRSEPLIQGGLVWEWSNHGLLKKEGDLEYYAYGGDFGDEPNDADFIMDGLVLSDHTPMPSLNEYAKAIQPITVKLSEDGHQMVITNHFDFLDVTELDASWHLVQDGKDPTTPRVLNLPSIPGGEHLALDLPTSNSSFSEDAWVTIEFVLKDDKVWAEKGHVVAWDQLHLVAPAAANQTKRYASPIKTRQSESFDMKQERTHLKVENGGASFDFDLLQGNVTWKINDVDVFQRGPELYFYRALTQNDAAKYGDGPIWEEERVGSMHTQVRDVRWQEADGAVTVNYKVRVAPKALEWGAEADLTYTVSSSGLTVHASGDFVGNVTKVLPRIGLMAVLPVDFDEVAWFGRGPGENYKDTKEGCRIGRYESTVEDLFTHYDYPQENGNREDLRWLQVTNNEGGVTLNIQRAEPEPFSFTALRYMPFDLDDAKHPHDLKPLNMTVLHLDYDNNGIGSATVGPRPFEQYRCYTEPFDFTFELSI, from the exons ATGGACCTCATTTCGAGTCTGGGAGTTTTCCCGGCGTCTTTGCCCGATTGGACGAACCTGAACGTGTTGCATCGCAACACTTTGCCCCCTCGCGCCCACTTTTACTCGTACGCAAGCGAAGAGGCCGCCCTCTCGTTCAACCGTGAAGAGAGCGAGCTCCTTAGTCTCAATGGCAATTGGAAGTTTCATTATGACCAAAGCCCGTTCGAAGCACCCCTTTGGGAGACAGCAAATGTGACCTCGTGGGACGAGATCGAGGTCCCCGGAATGTGGCAACGCCAGGGCTATGGTATCCCACACTACACCAATATCGACTACCCTTTTCCTGTCACCCCGCCCAATGTCTCATACATCAACCCCACTGGGTCATACTGGCGGGAGTTTGAAGTGCCAGAGGACTGGGATGAAGGCCAACAGATCCGACTGCGCTTTGAAGGCGTTGATAGCGCCTTTCACGTCTGGGTCAATGGCGAAGAAGTCGGCTACAGCCAAGGAAGCCGCAATTCTCACGAGTTCGACATCACTGACTACCTCACCCCTGGCGAGGCCAACTCGCTGGCTGCCCGAGTCTATCAGTGGTCCGATGGTTCCTATATAGAGGACCAAGACCAGTGGTGGATGTCAGGTATCTTCAGAGACGTGTatcttcttcctttccctcGCTCATCGATCGTGGACTATTTCGTCAACACCGAGATCGACGACTCGTATGAGAGCGGTACCGTCAAGTTCAACGCGACGATCCAAGGTGAAGCAGGGAACATGACGGTAAAGCTTCTTTCTCCTGACGGCGATGCGCTTGACGAAACATCCGTTTCGTCTTCCGAAATCTACGAACACAGGCTGGATGGAGATGAGTTCCATCTGTGGTCCGCCGAAACACCAACACTTTATACTCTTCTGGTCACGTTCAACGGCCGAACCATCAGTCAGCGAGTTGGACTTCGTCGCGTTGAGATAAGCGGCTCCAAtttcctcgtcaacggcaaaGCCATTACCATCTACGGCGTCAACAGACATGAGCACCACCATTTATCGGGCAGGACCGTTCCTTACGAGAATATGAGAGCCGATCTCATCACGATGAAGCGCtccaacatcaacaccatTCGCACCGCACATCAGCCTCCCCACCCGGACTTCTTCGACGTTGCAGATGAGATCGGCTTCTACGTCATCTCCGAGGCAGACCTTGAGTGCCATGGCTTCGACACAATAGAAGAGACGAAggaggcgatggcggagTGGACGTCGCAGAATCCCGATTGGGAGGATGCATACGTCGACCGAGCTCATGCAGTTGTCGAAAGGTTCAAGAATCACGCTTCCGTCATCATCTGGTCGCTTGGTAACGAGTGCTTCTACGGGAAGAATCTGGATGCAATGGCAAAGTGGATCAAGCAGCGCGATCCGAGTCGCATTACTCATTACGAGCCCGACCGCGAAGCCAAGTCTGTCGATATCTACAGCCAGATGTACTCATCTCCAGAAAGCATTGTCAAGTTCCTCAGCAACCGCACGGACAAGCCTTTCATACTATGTGAATATGCACA TGCGATGGGCAACGGTCCTGGTGGTCTGAAAGAGTACATTGAGCTCTTCCGATCCGAGCCCCTGATCCAGGGTGGACTGGTGTGGGAATGGAGCAACCATGGACTGCTGAAGAAAGAAGGTGATCTCGAGTACTACGCTTACGGCGGAGACTTTGGTGACGAGCCCAACGATGCCGACTTCATCATGGACGGCCTCGTTCTGTCCGACCATACCCCCATGCCCTCGCTTAACGAGTACGCCAAGGCAATCCAGCCCATTACAGTGAAGCTTTCCGAAGACGGGCACCAGATGGTCATTACCAACCActtcgacttcctcgacgttACAGAACTCGATGCCTCGTGGCACCTTGTCCAGGACGGAAAAGATCCCACTACTCCTCGTGTCTTGAACCTGCCGAGTATTCCGGGGGGCGAGCATCTTGCATTAGACCTCCCCACAAGCAACTCGAGCTTTTCCGAAGATGCGTGGGTTACCATCGAGTTTGTGTTGAAGGACGATAAAGTGTGGGCCGAAAAAGGGCACGTTGTGGCTTGGGATCAGCTTCATCTGGTCGCTCCGGCAGCTGCCAACCAAACAAAACGATATGCTTCTCCTATCAAAACTCGACAATCAGAAAGCTTTGACATGAAGCAGGAGAGAACACACCTCAAGGTTGAGAATGGCGGCGCATCATTCGACTTTGACCTCCTCCAAGGCAATGTCACCTGGAAAATCAACGATGTCGATGTCTTCCAGCGCGGACCAGAGCTATATTTCTACCGTGCTCTTACCCAGAATGACGCGGCAAAATATGGCGATGGACCTATCTGGGAGGAGGAAAGAGTTGGCAGCATGCATACGCAGGTTCGCGATGTTCGCTGGCAAGAAgcggacggcgccgtcacTGTCAACTACAAGGTCCGAGTTGCGCCCAAGGCTCTTGAATGGGGTGCCGAAGCAGACTTGACGTACACTGTCTCTTCCTCTGGTCTTACCGTTCACGCCAGTGGCGACTTCGTTGGCAACGTTACCAAAGTTCTTCCTCGCATTGGCCTCATGGCTGTATTGCCGGTCGACTTCGACGAAGTTGCATGGTTCGGGCGGGGACCTGGTGAGAACTACAAGGACACAAAGGAAGGTTGCCGTATAGGGCGCTACGAATCAACAGTGGAGGACCTCTTCACTCACTATGACTACCCTCAGGAGAACGGCAACCGGGAGGATCTGCGGTGGCTGCAAGTTACTAACAATGAGGGCGGCGTCACACTCAACATTCAAAGGGCCGAGCCTGAGCCGTTCAGCTTCACGGCGTTGCGCTACATGCCCTTCGACTTGGACGACGCGAAGCATCCTCACGATCTGAAGCCTCTGAACATGACGGTTCTGCATCTTGATTATGACAACAACGGGATTGGCTCTGCTACTGTAGGACCGAGGCCGTTCGAACAGTACAGATGCTACACCGAGCCGTTTGACTTTACCTTTGAGTTGAGCATTTAG